Sequence from the Cuniculiplasma divulgatum genome:
TGAGCCTCCCGGCCAGGTTAGGCTTCAGCCGGCGGAAACCCACAAGTGAGGTCTGGGCTCTGTGTATTGCGGGAAATGCATCGATGACAAAGTAATCGAATAGATCCACAAGGTTCCTCACTATGTGGGTGGATTCCACGGCATCGATATCTCCGGCGTCTATGTCTACCTCCTCACTGTAGAACCTGGTGTTTTCCAGCATGATGATGTCACCCGGCTCCATTTTCCTTATCCTGTTCCTGACCTCCTTCCCGAAGAGGGAATCGATGAATTCAACCGGCCTGCCAAGTATCCGCTCAAGTTTTTCAGCGTGCTTGTTCAGGGAAGTGAAGTCGTTCTTCCCGGGACGGCTCTGGTGGGCAACGAGGACCACCATTGATTCGGAAAGGTCCCTGAGCGTTTCCAGATGTGATTCGAACCTGGCGGAACTCATTATGTTGCCGTCAATTGGATTTATTGGTGAATTGACGTCGAGCCTCAGGTAAATATGCCTGCCCCTGAGATCGAAGCTATCCAGCGTGAAAAAATTACCTGCATATCTGGGCATTTGTTGGTAATCGTTTCCCCAACATATATTCGTTTCCTTCATGCATGAAATGCAGGTTGTCAGGCGCATGAAGCCACCGGCCGCATCCCATGGATTAATTCCCGTGCGACGGAGGCTTTGCAGGATATAACCATGGTGCATCTGGTGAAACCCAGTGTACGAGAATAGTTAAGATAGGACGATATAACCACTTGATCACATGAAAGCACTTATCACTGCTGCAGGAAGAGGCGTTAGATCCGGCCTGGACGGGAAACTTAGAAAGGAGATGCTCCCCGTATACGATATGAGGGGTGGACGGCTTGTGCTGCGCCCCATGCTTGACGTGATCATCACCCGTTTCCACAGCATGGGCATAGATGACGTTGCAGTGGTTCTGGAACCATCTGATGACCAGACGCATTCATACATTTCACGCGAATTCCCGGAAGTAACTGTATTGCACCAGAAAAAACAGAGGGGGTTCGGGGATGCCGTCCTTGCCGGAATGGAGTTCATTGATGGTGAGAGGTTCGCCCTCAATGCCGGGGATGGAATACTTCTGGACGAGAAAACCCAGTCTGACTGCATCAGGCAGAAAACACCGGGCAACATCCTGACTGTGAGGAGGGTGAAGAACCCCGAGAACTATGGGACTGCCAGGATAGATCGTGAGGGATCACAGCTTATTGTCAGGGAGGTTGTGGAAAAATCTGCGAATCCTCCTTCGGATTATGCCCTCTGCGCATTCTACATACTTGAGCCGGGTATATTCGCCCACCTGTCTGCCGATGTGTCAGAGAACGTGGAGCTGACTCCTGCCATAAACAGCATGATAAGGGAAGGAACACCGACATTTGCCAAGGTTGTGAAGCATGACGACTGGGTCAGTGTTGGGAGAGTAGATGACTACGTCAGAGTTCTCTCCGAGACCCTGGGAAGAAGCCGCGGCAATGTCAATTGATGCCGCTTGCCTTCCATGCCGTATGCGGGCTGATAACGTCGCTGAGAGCTTCTATG
This genomic interval carries:
- a CDS encoding sugar phosphate nucleotidyltransferase; translated protein: MKALITAAGRGVRSGLDGKLRKEMLPVYDMRGGRLVLRPMLDVIITRFHSMGIDDVAVVLEPSDDQTHSYISREFPEVTVLHQKKQRGFGDAVLAGMEFIDGERFALNAGDGILLDEKTQSDCIRQKTPGNILTVRRVKNPENYGTARIDREGSQLIVREVVEKSANPPSDYALCAFYILEPGIFAHLSADVSENVELTPAINSMIREGTPTFAKVVKHDDWVSVGRVDDYVRVLSETLGRSRGNVN